Proteins from one Ananas comosus cultivar F153 linkage group 5, ASM154086v1, whole genome shotgun sequence genomic window:
- the LOC109710906 gene encoding uncharacterized protein At1g08160-like: MQTDQNKQQGKSQLPAHHYSELTQQQIGMTMAPTPTSSAPGGRMKRLSVSSKLLQRWIMYCVAAFCIILSLAVILGGVAVLAIFLAYRPRGPRLDIPTATLNAAYLDSPGPSLNADLTFLANLSNPNRRIDLKFSYLQIDLYFQSTLIATQAVPPFAERRGESVLRHVDMLSSEVALPPDAANVWQNGTAPGGDGVSLRLMGKFRTRMVIGGWLRYTYWARVHCDLMVGPPPAGALLGRQC, from the coding sequence ATGCAGACTGATCAAAACAAGCAACAAGGAAAGAGTCAACTGCCCGCCCACCATTACAGCGAGCTAACACAGCAGCAAATTGGTATGACGATggcgccgacgccgacgtcTAGTGCGCCGGGAGGCCGCATGAAGCGGTTGTCAGTGAGTTCGAAGCTGTTGCAGCGCTGGATCATGTACTGCGTGGCCGCCTTCTGCATCATCCTCTCGCTGGCGGTCATCCTCGGTGGCGTTGCAGTCCTCGCAATCTTTCTGGCCTACCGCCCCCGCGGGCCCCGCCTCGACATCCCCACCGCCACCCTTAACGCTGCATACCTCGACTCCCCCGGACCCTCCTTGAATGCCGACCTCACCTTCCTTGCCAACCTCTCCAACCCCAACCGCAGGATCGACCTCAAATTCTCTTACCTGCAGATCGACCTCTACTTCCAGAGCACGCTCATCGCCACGCAGGCCGTGCCGCCCTTCGCGGAGCGCCGTGGGGAGTCTGTGCTGCGCCATGTGGACATGCTGTCCAGCGAGGTGGCGCTGCCGCCTGATGCTGCCAACGTGTGGCAGAACGGCACAGCCCCTGGCGGCGATGGCGTGTCTTTGCGGCTCATGGGGAAGTTCCGGACGAGGATGGTCATCGGTGGGTGGCTGAGGTACACGTACTGGGCGCGCGTGCACTGCGACCTCATGGTCGGGCCGCCCCCCGCTGGCGCCTTGCTGGGCAGACAATGCTAG
- the LOC109709793 gene encoding cytochrome c1-2, heme protein, mitochondrial-like yields MAAGRRISQLIKKSLQLQSSGPSSVSSFWLKHEEAVGSAGVNSLRALALLGAGASGLLSFASIASADEAEHGLSSPDYPWPHKGILSSYDHSSIRRGHQVYQQVCAACHSMSLLSFRDLVGVAYTEEETKAMAAEIEVVDGPNDEGEMFTRPGKLSDRFPQPYPNEQAARFANGGAYPPDLSLITKARHNGQNYVFALLTGYRDPPAGISIREGLHYNPYFPGGAIAMPKMLIDGAIEYEDGTPATESQMGKDVVTFLSWAAEPEMEERKLMGFKWIFVLSLALLQAAYYRRLRWSVLKSRKLVVDVVN; encoded by the exons ATGGCTGCCGGTAGGCGCATTAGCCAGCTCATCAAGAAGAGCCTTCAACTGCAATCTTCT GGTCCTTCTTCAGTCTCTTCGTTTTGGTTGAAGCATGAGGAAGCAGTTGGATCTGCTGGTGTGAACTCGTTAAGAGCATTAGCACTGCTCGGAGCTGGAGCTTCTGGCCTTCTAAGCTTTGCTTCCATAGCATCTGCCGACGAAGCAGAGCATGGATTGTCTTCTCCGGACTATCCGTGGCCGCATAAAGGCATTCTTAGCTCTTATGATCATTCATC AATTAGGCGCGGACACCAAGTCTACCAGCAAGTTTGTGCTGCCTGCCATTCGATGTCGTTGTTATCGTTCCGAGATCTCGTTGGTGTCGCATACACTGAGGAGGAAACAAAGGCTATGGCTGCTGAGATTGAGGTTGTTGATGGTCCTAATGATGAAGGCGAGATGTTTACCCGTCCGGGTAAGTTGAGTGACCGTTTCCCACAGCCATATCCAAATGAACAAGCTGCAAGGTTTGCAAACGGTGGGGCATATCCTCCGGACCTCAGCTTGATTACGAAG GCACGACACAATGGCCAAAACTATGTGTTTGCTCTGCTCACTGGCTACCGTGATCCTCCAGCTGGTATCTCG ATTAGAGAGGGATTGCACTACAATCCGTACTTTCCTGGTGGTGCAATTGCTATGCCCAAGATGCTTATTGATGGGGCTATTGAATATGAGGATGGTACTCCTGCAACTGAATCCCAG ATGGGTAAGGATGTTGTGACGTTTCTATCATGGGCGGCCGAACCTGAGATGGAAGAGAGGAAACTG aTGGGATTCAAATGGATCTTTGTACTGTCGCTTGCTCTTCTTCAAGCCGCATACTACCGGCGCTTGAGGTGGTCTGTTCTTAAATCACGTAAGCTTGTTGTCGATGTTGTCAACTAA